A portion of the Candidatus Eremiobacteraceae bacterium genome contains these proteins:
- a CDS encoding cupin domain-containing protein, which yields MQPTVIPGVFMWSVWQPARRVFFNSYFLTIPGGNVVVDPLALLPEQSAELAERGGAAWVIVTNRDHERMAREVAAQFGAKIAASKGDAPLLTGPVDRVLNDGDEPFAGARVIAFDGMKSPGEIALSLPKLNAAIVGDALWGDPAGSLRLLDDDKLLDPRAAVMSLRKLWALRLDVLLVGDGACLFADADRIIGECLQSRTDAYVNRINIDEIAAQYEVDPGGYEATLYEIGNPIGARKLGYWMVELAPGKKFCPLHSHQLEEEMFLVWEGRPTIRTPRGTFECRPGDVIAFPVGDTGAHQLLNGSDTPCKVFLLGMDEVEDVCHYPDSDKVSISGRRLRVRASPHLDYFDGEL from the coding sequence ATGCAGCCCACCGTGATCCCGGGCGTCTTCATGTGGTCGGTCTGGCAACCGGCAAGACGCGTGTTCTTCAACTCGTATTTCTTGACGATACCGGGCGGCAATGTCGTCGTCGATCCCCTCGCGCTGCTCCCCGAGCAGTCCGCAGAACTAGCCGAACGCGGCGGCGCGGCCTGGGTGATCGTCACGAATCGCGATCACGAGCGGATGGCGCGCGAAGTAGCAGCGCAATTCGGCGCGAAGATCGCCGCGAGCAAAGGCGACGCGCCGCTGCTCACCGGCCCCGTCGACCGCGTGTTAAATGACGGCGACGAGCCGTTCGCAGGCGCCCGCGTCATCGCGTTTGACGGCATGAAAAGCCCCGGCGAGATCGCGCTGTCATTGCCGAAACTTAACGCGGCCATTGTCGGCGACGCATTGTGGGGAGATCCGGCGGGAAGCCTGCGCCTGCTCGACGACGACAAACTGCTGGACCCTCGCGCCGCGGTGATGTCGCTTCGCAAATTGTGGGCGCTGCGACTGGACGTCCTTCTCGTCGGCGACGGCGCGTGCTTGTTCGCCGACGCCGACCGCATTATCGGCGAATGCCTGCAATCGCGGACCGACGCGTACGTCAACCGCATCAACATCGATGAGATCGCCGCGCAGTACGAAGTGGATCCCGGCGGATACGAAGCAACCCTGTACGAGATCGGGAACCCGATCGGCGCACGCAAGCTCGGCTATTGGATGGTCGAACTGGCGCCGGGCAAGAAATTCTGTCCGCTTCACTCGCATCAACTCGAAGAAGAGATGTTCTTGGTTTGGGAAGGCCGGCCGACCATCCGCACTCCGCGCGGAACATTTGAGTGCCGGCCGGGCGATGTGATCGCGTTTCCCGTCGGCGACACCGGCGCGCACCAACTCCTCAACGGCAGCGACACGCCATGCAAAGTGTTTCTGCTCGGCATGGACGAGGTGGAGGACGTGTGTCACTACCCGGATTCGGACAAAGTGAGCATCAGCGGCCGCCGTCTGCGCGTGCGCGCGTCACCCCACCTGGACTACTTCGACGGCGAGCTTTAA
- a CDS encoding response regulator produces the protein MKHILLVDDEPVLRSVLRQFLEFSGYEVVEAGDGAGALALARGRRPDIVLTDLLMPQKDGLDFCRELRKDPGLFDVPVLFVTARNTDAALRAEMDLIGNGLVVKPFEPDHLLNIIESLLVGKARTSCSPP, from the coding sequence GTGAAGCATATTCTCCTCGTCGACGACGAACCGGTGTTAAGATCGGTCTTGCGCCAGTTCCTCGAGTTCTCCGGATATGAAGTGGTTGAAGCCGGAGATGGGGCCGGGGCGCTCGCGCTCGCGCGCGGACGGCGGCCCGACATCGTCCTAACCGACCTCCTCATGCCGCAAAAGGACGGTCTCGATTTCTGCCGGGAACTGCGCAAAGACCCAGGTCTCTTCGATGTGCCGGTGCTATTCGTCACCGCGCGCAACACCGACGCCGCACTGCGCGCCGAGATGGATCTCATCGGCAACGGCCTCGTGGTTAAGCCGTTCGAGCCCGATCATCTGCTGAACATCATCGAATCGTTGCTCGTAGGAAAGGCAAGGACGTCATGCAGCCCACCGTGA
- a CDS encoding ATP-binding protein, whose product MTKDRAVSVRIAQLLAGVVLAFGAFFLYQFSTAWLGFRVSNEVRRIGAQAAQREAERIDNTLVAINSLAAGIEANGFDRRVFEAGARRALGQYPALRTIDYFNGNGDHVVLVTPSGPSDLQHSGLKSPDISFQTITAVNIVQARADLTKSMAASEVLRLARHRGDVSGPLYVFAAAPIIIDREAQGDVVARIDVHALLIDDLRATLPPTKFTLDDSTGRLQASWPPGSQGAGPFAQTFPIKFADRQWQLVVEPATSVQSVKPWWFAAGAFVLWLVLAWPIEVVGQINRRVRVLNESLEERVAARTRQLQSTVAESRKLAAVVESVSEGVMLVSTDGTVRYANAALAKELRCKTADLIDKSVYDINAVALSATTLAEIRSTVSRLGYMYLETARARADGSTYWAGIAFTAQRDADGKMTGLIAVSRDITDRRALVDQLVTAKDDLERQMRVRADFIGTASHELRTPATTLRTLCALLVSKIAPRYSFDDEDRTLVGLLERETKRLNLLVDDLLEVGKIDADEARRPEADVDVVEVARSEVESFRELADEKAPPVELRLPSAPTVMRGDEASLRRVVANLVGNALKFTPGTGLVTVTVERSPARVRLAVADTGLGIPERDLPHIFDRFYRVERPGTAIRGTGLGLAIVARLVEQMHGTIAVSSVVGTGTTVTVEFPAESVAAKSSIIQPVDFGRSSKKPA is encoded by the coding sequence GTGACCAAGGACCGCGCCGTCAGCGTTCGCATCGCGCAGCTGCTCGCCGGCGTGGTCCTTGCGTTTGGCGCGTTCTTTCTGTATCAATTCTCCACCGCATGGCTCGGCTTTAGAGTTTCAAACGAAGTGCGCCGGATCGGAGCCCAAGCGGCACAACGCGAAGCGGAGCGCATCGACAACACGCTCGTCGCCATAAACTCGCTTGCGGCGGGCATCGAAGCAAATGGGTTTGACCGGCGGGTCTTCGAAGCCGGGGCACGCAGGGCGCTCGGACAATATCCGGCGCTGCGCACGATCGACTATTTCAACGGGAACGGCGATCACGTCGTGCTCGTGACCCCAAGTGGTCCGAGCGATTTGCAGCATTCTGGGCTTAAATCGCCAGACATCTCGTTTCAAACGATAACCGCGGTCAACATCGTCCAGGCTCGAGCCGACTTAACAAAGTCGATGGCCGCATCCGAAGTGCTTCGATTGGCACGGCATCGCGGCGACGTGAGCGGACCGTTGTATGTTTTCGCGGCAGCACCGATCATCATCGACCGCGAGGCGCAGGGCGACGTGGTCGCTCGTATCGACGTCCACGCTTTGCTCATCGACGACTTGCGCGCGACGCTTCCGCCCACAAAATTCACGCTTGACGACAGCACCGGCCGCCTTCAGGCGAGCTGGCCGCCCGGCAGTCAAGGCGCCGGTCCATTCGCCCAGACGTTCCCCATCAAGTTCGCAGACCGGCAATGGCAGCTCGTGGTCGAACCGGCTACGTCCGTTCAATCCGTCAAGCCGTGGTGGTTCGCTGCCGGCGCGTTCGTGCTGTGGCTGGTGCTCGCATGGCCGATCGAGGTGGTCGGACAGATCAACCGTCGCGTGCGCGTCCTCAACGAAAGTCTCGAGGAGCGAGTGGCCGCCCGCACTCGCCAGTTGCAGTCGACAGTGGCGGAGTCGCGCAAGCTTGCGGCGGTCGTCGAATCGGTCAGTGAAGGCGTGATGCTGGTGAGCACGGACGGCACGGTCCGGTACGCCAACGCCGCGCTTGCCAAGGAACTCCGCTGCAAGACAGCAGACCTCATCGACAAATCGGTGTACGATATCAACGCGGTCGCGCTCAGCGCGACGACGCTCGCAGAGATCCGGTCAACGGTGTCTAGGCTCGGCTATATGTACTTGGAGACCGCGCGCGCGCGCGCCGACGGAAGCACGTACTGGGCGGGGATCGCCTTTACCGCGCAGCGCGACGCCGATGGCAAGATGACCGGCCTTATCGCCGTGTCGCGCGACATCACAGACCGGCGCGCGCTCGTCGACCAACTCGTGACCGCCAAGGATGATCTCGAACGGCAGATGCGGGTGCGCGCGGATTTCATCGGAACCGCTAGTCACGAACTCCGCACCCCCGCCACCACGTTGCGCACGTTGTGCGCCTTGCTCGTATCGAAGATAGCGCCGCGCTATTCATTTGACGACGAAGACCGGACGCTGGTCGGTCTCTTGGAACGCGAGACGAAACGGCTCAATCTCCTCGTGGATGATCTGCTCGAAGTTGGGAAGATCGACGCGGATGAAGCTCGCCGTCCGGAGGCCGATGTCGACGTCGTTGAGGTCGCGCGCTCTGAAGTCGAAAGCTTCCGGGAACTCGCGGACGAAAAAGCACCGCCGGTCGAGTTGCGTCTGCCGTCCGCGCCTACGGTCATGCGCGGCGATGAAGCCTCACTTCGCCGTGTTGTGGCCAACCTCGTCGGCAACGCTCTCAAGTTCACGCCCGGAACCGGACTTGTGACGGTCACGGTCGAGCGGTCGCCGGCGCGAGTCCGTCTCGCGGTCGCCGATACCGGACTGGGAATTCCCGAGCGCGATCTTCCGCATATCTTCGACCGCTTTTATCGAGTTGAGCGCCCCGGCACGGCCATCCGAGGCACGGGTCTCGGACTTGCGATCGTGGCTCGGCTTGTCGAGCAGATGCATGGCACCATCGCGGTATCAAGCGTCGTTGGCACAGGGACGACGGTGACCGTGGAGTTCCCAGCCGAAAGCGTCGCGGCGAAGAGTTCCATCATTCAACCGGTCGACTTCGGCCGGTCGTCCAAAAAACCGGCGTGA
- a CDS encoding SNF2-related protein encodes MSIRPQSKPHQPVMLRFEEGVAPERGGPPLGPWQAWLPAPQAIEGTFPKPIIAQGLAAYQRGKVRSLNLRRVDLVATVADTETHTTTLTRDTSRPPLGLRCNCTCRYGYDCKHAVAALYMLIELASRTPDAPPDGTGGDGTGNGHAGAVDQSRQLAAGTTNGHVAAADPSRSSAMPSSNGHTGTSPPIRDLLDMLAPHHEAVVPRRRLWVVIGFDDRLGVFYAQLRLDAPKLHGVARTHAELQQLYRTTRQANLTGEEWDRHDAALLSDSSLGAMFGTPADYALARATSEQTQRLSNNFAQLLLRLIAHPRVRFDDHLAAAPDQMPAVKIALTPLRLRLGGARESGDLRLNGAFVRPDGSLVDVASARPVDGTPAWLFDGATFHLHSGSFSLRIVDKLKSTPTLTLAPPEVPQFLECAHGLLDAATAATLMLMPEDMRCQTLLTLRWQGDGITISAAIEDAHSGANWKVTPGEFAALLRIDDGTKDSTPRYAYCDPSQASLVRARLEAAGAVPWRDVKDAFAHDQNGEAPPHYDETAWRVEPTDAAYQFGTDVLPQWRGELQLDMDDTVKSLVEGPKTLKVSVSVDTAHEAAAARAKAKKPSAVSTGPIDWLEISVELMLDGQVLSPDDLKALWHSTGRYHRLSDGRFIDLSSFALLREATGGFGGTLERGGKARLTAAQMLSVYDDLARACGDTQLPAPLRELREAVRDFAGIEETDPPAHLEKILRPYQRRGLDFLSYLGRYKFGGILADDMGLGKTLQVLAYLDSRRESRGSAPNLVVCPTSVTHTWVNESARFTPEMKVVLLSAGSGRDAIYKTADEYDMLVTSYALARRDAEALSAIGFRSVVLDEAQQIKNPQAKISQVIKSIEAEQRLALTGTPIENSVLDLWSIVDFVMPGLLGNESHFRSVFETPIMRDGDVEKQTRLAKRVQPFMIRRLKTQVAADLPSRTEQSIECEMTGAQKKAYREIVLRARREILREVDEHGIGRAQLSILAALTKLRQICCHPGLVGDHWREDPEASGKFVAFLELIDSIVESGHRVLVFSSFTEMLGLMREALDARKLSYSYLDGATKNRQKVLEDFKREEGPPIFLMSLKAGGVGLTVTEADYVILYDPWWNPAIERQAIDRTHRIGQTKPVTAYRLVTLGSVEEKIQALQSRKQALADSVIATDAAFAKSLTREDLDDLFALIGD; translated from the coding sequence ATGTCAATTCGTCCGCAATCCAAGCCGCATCAGCCGGTGATGCTCCGCTTTGAAGAGGGTGTAGCACCCGAACGTGGCGGCCCGCCGCTCGGCCCGTGGCAAGCATGGCTTCCCGCACCGCAAGCGATCGAAGGCACTTTTCCGAAACCCATAATCGCGCAGGGCCTGGCGGCGTACCAACGCGGTAAGGTGCGATCGCTCAACCTAAGGCGCGTCGATCTCGTCGCCACCGTTGCCGACACTGAAACGCACACCACAACGCTCACGCGCGATACGTCGCGGCCGCCTTTAGGACTTCGCTGCAATTGCACGTGCCGATACGGCTACGATTGCAAGCACGCGGTGGCCGCCCTGTACATGCTCATCGAACTCGCCTCACGTACACCCGATGCGCCTCCGGATGGCACCGGAGGGGACGGGACCGGCAACGGACACGCGGGCGCAGTCGACCAAAGCCGCCAGCTCGCGGCCGGCACAACGAATGGCCACGTTGCGGCCGCCGACCCGAGCCGCTCTTCGGCAATGCCGTCTTCTAACGGCCATACCGGCACTTCGCCGCCCATTCGCGACTTACTCGACATGCTCGCGCCGCATCACGAAGCCGTCGTGCCGCGCCGCCGGCTATGGGTGGTCATCGGCTTTGATGACCGGCTCGGTGTTTTTTACGCGCAGCTGCGGCTGGATGCCCCGAAACTGCACGGCGTCGCGCGCACGCATGCGGAATTGCAACAGCTCTATCGCACCACTCGCCAAGCCAACCTCACCGGTGAAGAGTGGGACCGGCACGACGCCGCACTGCTCTCGGATTCGTCGCTTGGCGCGATGTTCGGCACGCCTGCCGATTATGCGCTCGCGCGGGCCACGTCCGAACAGACTCAACGTCTAAGCAATAATTTCGCGCAACTGCTGCTGCGCCTCATCGCACATCCGCGCGTGCGGTTCGACGATCACCTCGCTGCCGCACCCGATCAGATGCCGGCTGTGAAGATCGCGCTCACGCCGCTTCGTCTTCGATTGGGCGGGGCGCGCGAGTCCGGCGATCTGCGATTGAACGGCGCGTTCGTCCGCCCAGACGGTTCGCTGGTCGACGTCGCGAGCGCGCGGCCGGTCGACGGCACGCCCGCATGGCTTTTCGACGGCGCCACTTTCCATCTGCACAGCGGCTCGTTCAGTCTGCGCATCGTCGACAAGTTGAAATCCACACCCACACTCACGCTTGCGCCTCCCGAAGTGCCGCAGTTCCTCGAATGCGCGCACGGTCTGCTCGACGCCGCCACCGCCGCCACGCTCATGCTCATGCCGGAAGACATGCGGTGTCAGACGCTGCTCACGCTTCGCTGGCAGGGCGACGGCATCACGATCTCTGCGGCCATCGAAGACGCGCATAGCGGCGCCAATTGGAAAGTGACGCCAGGCGAGTTCGCCGCGCTCCTTCGCATCGACGACGGAACGAAAGACAGCACACCCCGATACGCGTACTGCGATCCTTCGCAAGCCTCGCTCGTGCGGGCGCGGCTCGAAGCCGCAGGCGCCGTGCCGTGGCGCGACGTGAAAGACGCCTTCGCTCACGACCAGAACGGCGAAGCCCCGCCACACTACGACGAGACCGCGTGGCGCGTCGAGCCGACCGATGCCGCGTATCAATTCGGCACGGACGTCTTGCCGCAATGGCGCGGCGAACTCCAACTCGACATGGACGACACGGTCAAGTCGCTCGTCGAAGGTCCGAAGACGCTCAAGGTCTCGGTCAGCGTGGACACGGCGCACGAAGCCGCCGCCGCGAGGGCCAAGGCGAAGAAGCCATCAGCGGTTTCCACCGGTCCAATCGACTGGCTGGAGATATCCGTCGAACTGATGCTCGACGGTCAGGTACTCTCGCCGGACGATCTCAAAGCGCTCTGGCATAGCACGGGCCGCTACCATCGGCTGTCCGACGGCCGCTTCATCGACCTCTCGTCGTTCGCGCTGCTGCGCGAAGCCACCGGCGGCTTCGGCGGCACGCTCGAGCGCGGCGGCAAGGCACGACTCACGGCCGCGCAGATGCTTTCAGTGTACGACGATCTCGCGCGCGCATGCGGCGACACGCAGCTTCCAGCACCGTTGCGCGAGCTTCGCGAAGCGGTTCGCGATTTCGCCGGCATCGAAGAGACGGACCCGCCGGCGCATCTCGAGAAGATCCTGCGCCCGTACCAGCGCCGCGGCCTCGACTTTTTATCGTACCTCGGCCGCTACAAATTCGGCGGCATCCTTGCCGATGACATGGGCCTCGGCAAAACGCTGCAAGTCCTCGCATATCTGGATAGCAGGCGCGAATCTCGCGGCAGCGCGCCAAACCTCGTCGTCTGTCCGACATCGGTGACGCACACCTGGGTGAACGAGTCGGCGCGGTTCACACCCGAGATGAAGGTCGTTCTTCTCTCGGCTGGGTCCGGGCGAGATGCCATCTACAAGACCGCCGACGAGTATGACATGTTGGTCACATCGTACGCACTCGCTCGCCGGGATGCGGAAGCGCTCTCGGCCATCGGTTTTCGATCCGTCGTGCTCGATGAGGCGCAGCAGATCAAGAATCCACAGGCCAAGATTTCTCAGGTCATCAAGTCGATCGAAGCGGAGCAGCGGCTTGCGCTCACCGGCACACCCATCGAAAATTCCGTGCTCGACCTCTGGTCCATCGTCGATTTCGTCATGCCCGGACTTCTCGGCAACGAAAGCCATTTCCGGTCGGTCTTCGAAACACCGATCATGCGCGACGGCGATGTCGAAAAGCAGACGCGGCTCGCGAAACGCGTACAGCCCTTTATGATTCGGCGCCTCAAAACGCAGGTCGCCGCCGACTTGCCATCGCGCACCGAACAGAGCATCGAGTGCGAGATGACTGGCGCGCAAAAGAAAGCGTACCGGGAGATCGTCCTGCGTGCACGGCGCGAGATCTTGCGAGAAGTGGACGAGCACGGCATCGGCCGCGCGCAGCTCTCCATCCTCGCGGCATTGACGAAGCTGCGCCAGATCTGTTGCCATCCCGGGCTTGTCGGCGATCACTGGCGCGAAGATCCGGAAGCGTCGGGGAAATTCGTCGCGTTTCTCGAGCTGATCGATTCCATCGTCGAATCGGGTCATCGCGTGCTCGTGTTCTCTTCGTTCACGGAGATGCTCGGCTTGATGCGCGAGGCGCTCGACGCGCGCAAACTAAGTTACTCCTACCTCGACGGCGCCACGAAGAACCGTCAAAAAGTATTGGAAGACTTCAAGCGCGAGGAAGGGCCGCCGATATTCCTCATGAGCCTCAAGGCGGGCGGCGTCGGTCTGACCGTGACCGAGGCGGATTATGTGATCCTCTACGATCCGTGGTGGAATCCGGCGATCGAGCGCCAGGCGATCGACCGCACGCATCGCATCGGGCAGACCAAGCCGGTCACCGCCTACCGTCTCGTCACGCTCGGCTCGGTCGAAGAGAAAATCCAGGCTCTGCAAAGCCGCAAACAGGCGTTGGCGGATTCGGTCATCGCCACCGACGCGGCGTTCGCGAAGAGTCTCACGCGAGAGGACTTGGACGACCTCTTCGCGCTCATCGGCGACTGA
- a CDS encoding GNAT family N-acetyltransferase produces the protein MTAGDVIRTERLRLRHLVQRDVDELYSMFQDPLVMRYYPALKSRADTDAWLDWVFAAYAKNGHGLFAVERASDGAFLGQCGLMPQTVEGEALVEIGYLFKSKHWHRGYATESAIGCRDHAFGVLKIPKVISLVRPENAPSRAVAERMGMSVDRSTTWRGIPHLIYAVDNTDA, from the coding sequence TTGACCGCCGGGGACGTGATCCGCACGGAGCGATTGCGGTTGCGTCATCTCGTGCAACGCGACGTCGACGAACTCTATTCCATGTTCCAGGATCCGCTGGTGATGCGTTACTATCCGGCGCTCAAGTCGCGCGCCGATACCGACGCGTGGCTTGACTGGGTTTTTGCGGCCTACGCAAAGAATGGCCACGGATTGTTCGCGGTCGAGCGTGCGAGCGACGGCGCGTTCCTTGGGCAGTGCGGATTGATGCCGCAGACCGTCGAAGGCGAAGCGCTGGTCGAAATCGGCTATCTTTTCAAGAGCAAGCATTGGCATCGCGGCTATGCCACGGAAAGCGCGATCGGTTGTCGCGACCACGCATTCGGCGTGCTCAAGATTCCCAAAGTCATTTCGCTCGTGCGCCCGGAAAACGCCCCCTCACGCGCCGTGGCCGAGCGCATGGGAATGTCCGTCGATCGATCCACTACGTGGCGCGGCATTCCGCATCTCATCTACGCGGTCGACAATACCGACGCATGA
- a CDS encoding aminotransferase class I/II-fold pyridoxal phosphate-dependent enzyme produces MTERELRALLERGMDGVAAWEARWPAFAADPSLDIPFDRAAAAIDELAERLHDNYPFFHPQYAGQMLKPPHPIALAAYAMTARINPNNHALDGGPATAALEREAVAQIATMFGYGHDHLGHLTSSGTIANLEALWVATRLRPGTAVAHSAEAHYTHARMCAVLGVRSIAVPVDARGRMDVAALQALAESDNVGTVVVTAGTTASGAVDPVHEVVALAATRGWRVHADTAYGGFFKIIAEMPDAYMDPAPWQALSACDSIVVDPHKHGLQPYGCGCVLFRDASVGALYKHDSPYTYFTSQELHLGEISLECSRAGASAAALWATLRCLPLSPTGLGRALLATRTAALIASANARESGELKPVVEPELDIFSAAPVRAGSRAAASAISARTQAAFDKLGSDRDDPLYLAVWRVPAAFGRLAMPYVDWDRDDCAVLRSVLMKPEHKDRAAGIVSRILAAVK; encoded by the coding sequence ATGACTGAACGCGAACTGCGAGCGCTGCTGGAGCGCGGAATGGATGGCGTGGCCGCGTGGGAAGCGCGCTGGCCGGCGTTCGCGGCCGATCCGTCGCTCGACATACCATTCGATCGGGCGGCGGCCGCCATCGATGAGCTCGCGGAGCGGCTGCACGACAACTATCCGTTTTTCCATCCGCAATACGCCGGCCAGATGCTCAAGCCGCCCCATCCCATAGCGCTCGCCGCCTACGCGATGACGGCGCGCATAAATCCGAACAACCACGCGCTCGACGGCGGTCCGGCGACGGCGGCGCTCGAACGTGAAGCCGTCGCGCAGATCGCGACGATGTTCGGCTACGGCCACGATCACCTCGGCCATCTCACAAGTTCCGGCACGATCGCCAACCTTGAAGCATTGTGGGTCGCGACGCGACTGCGTCCGGGCACGGCGGTCGCGCACTCCGCCGAGGCTCACTATACGCATGCGCGCATGTGCGCCGTTCTTGGCGTGCGGTCGATCGCCGTTCCCGTCGACGCGCGAGGACGGATGGATGTCGCGGCGCTCCAGGCCTTGGCGGAATCGGACAACGTCGGCACGGTGGTCGTGACGGCGGGGACGACCGCTTCTGGCGCAGTGGACCCGGTGCACGAAGTGGTCGCGCTTGCGGCGACACGCGGATGGCGCGTGCACGCCGACACCGCGTACGGCGGATTTTTCAAGATCATAGCGGAGATGCCCGACGCGTACATGGATCCGGCGCCATGGCAAGCGCTATCCGCCTGCGATTCGATAGTGGTGGATCCGCACAAGCACGGCCTGCAGCCCTATGGTTGCGGATGCGTGCTCTTCCGCGACGCATCGGTGGGAGCGCTCTACAAACACGACAGCCCGTACACGTACTTCACGTCGCAAGAACTGCACCTCGGCGAGATCAGTCTTGAATGTTCGCGCGCCGGTGCTAGCGCGGCGGCGCTGTGGGCCACGTTGCGTTGTCTGCCTCTCTCGCCTACCGGACTCGGCCGCGCGTTGCTCGCCACGCGAACCGCGGCGCTGATCGCAAGCGCCAACGCGCGGGAAAGCGGCGAATTGAAGCCGGTCGTCGAGCCCGAGCTCGACATCTTCAGCGCCGCGCCGGTCAGAGCGGGTTCGCGCGCGGCCGCGTCGGCGATATCGGCCCGAACCCAAGCAGCGTTCGACAAGCTCGGGAGCGACCGGGACGACCCGCTCTATCTCGCAGTTTGGCGCGTGCCCGCTGCGTTCGGCCGTCTGGCGATGCCATACGTGGATTGGGATCGCGACGATTGCGCCGTCCTGCGCAGCGTGCTCATGAAGCCGGAACATAAGGACCGGGCGGCCGGTATCGTCAGCCGGATTCTGGCGGCGGTGAAGTAG